The following coding sequences are from one Epilithonimonas vandammei window:
- a CDS encoding NAD-dependent epimerase/dehydratase family protein, translating into MTEKILITGALGQIGTELTVRLSEIYGKENVIASGLDKWKEGITEAGYYERLDVTNFQAVTEVIKEHNITTVYHLASLLSGTSEKQPLFAWKLNLDPLIHLCELAKEGILKKIFWPSSIAVFGKGIPKENVGQEVVLNPTTVYGISKMAGEKWCEYYFEKYGVDIRSIRYPGLISWKAPAGGGTTDYAVEIFYEAVENGKYTSFISENTAMPMLYMDDAIDATIKLMTAPKEQVKIRYSYNLGGMSFTPQELASEIKKTMPNFEIKYEPDFRQAIADSWPASIDDSAAKQDWGLDYKFDISSMSIDMINNLKRKLGKV; encoded by the coding sequence ATGACAGAAAAAATTCTCATCACAGGTGCGCTTGGACAAATTGGAACCGAACTAACCGTTAGATTATCAGAAATTTATGGTAAGGAAAACGTTATTGCTTCTGGTCTGGACAAGTGGAAAGAAGGTATTACCGAAGCTGGTTATTATGAGAGATTAGATGTTACTAATTTTCAAGCTGTTACAGAAGTTATCAAAGAACATAATATCACTACTGTATATCATTTGGCTTCGCTTTTATCAGGAACATCAGAAAAACAACCACTTTTTGCGTGGAAACTCAACCTTGATCCGTTAATTCATCTTTGTGAATTAGCAAAAGAGGGAATTTTGAAGAAGATTTTCTGGCCAAGTTCTATTGCTGTTTTTGGGAAAGGAATTCCTAAAGAAAATGTGGGACAAGAAGTTGTTTTAAATCCAACAACCGTTTACGGGATCTCCAAAATGGCTGGCGAAAAATGGTGCGAATATTACTTTGAAAAATATGGCGTTGATATCAGAAGCATCCGTTATCCTGGTTTGATTTCTTGGAAAGCACCAGCAGGTGGAGGCACCACAGATTACGCTGTTGAGATATTTTATGAAGCTGTAGAAAACGGAAAATACACAAGCTTCATTAGTGAAAATACTGCGATGCCTATGTTGTATATGGACGACGCTATTGATGCAACAATCAAGCTAATGACAGCTCCAAAAGAACAGGTGAAAATCCGTTACTCATACAACCTTGGAGGGATGAGTTTTACACCTCAAGAACTGGCTTCCGAAATCAAAAAAACAATGCCGAATTTTGAGATAAAATATGAGCCAGATTTCCGTCAGGCCATTGCAGATTCTTGGCCGGCGAGTATAGATGATTCTGCAGCAAAACAAGATTGGGGATTAGATTATAAATTTGACATTTCATCTATGTCAATAGATATGATAAATAACTTAAAACGTAAACTAGGCAAAGTTTAA